In Insulibacter thermoxylanivorax, a single genomic region encodes these proteins:
- the pdaB gene encoding polysaccharide deacetylase family sporulation protein PdaB yields MNTFYVINGRKVKQALFLIAAILFIASIIYVERHNVTVFSYEEPSAIYSVVTDQKLIALTFDISWGDRTPGLVLDVLKEKGVEKATFFLSAPWSKQHPEITERIVAEGFEVGSHGHKYDNYSTLEDEEIRKQLIIANQILSETTGEQPTLLRLPNGDYDKRVLDIANRLGLTVIQWDTDSLDYRNPGVDNIVHRVVSYAHPGDIVLMHASDTAEQTHLALPAIIDKLRAAGYTFVTVSELINHTSIQGQEVRDNR; encoded by the coding sequence ATGAATACGTTCTACGTCATCAACGGCAGAAAGGTCAAACAAGCCCTATTCCTCATCGCAGCCATCCTGTTCATAGCATCCATCATCTATGTAGAGAGGCACAATGTCACCGTATTCTCATATGAAGAACCCTCGGCAATCTATAGTGTCGTGACGGACCAGAAGCTGATCGCACTGACGTTCGACATCAGCTGGGGGGATCGAACGCCCGGTCTGGTCTTGGACGTCCTGAAGGAAAAAGGCGTTGAGAAGGCCACCTTCTTCTTATCGGCACCTTGGAGCAAACAGCATCCTGAGATTACCGAGCGCATCGTAGCAGAAGGGTTCGAGGTCGGCAGCCACGGGCATAAATATGATAACTACAGCACTTTAGAAGATGAGGAAATCCGCAAACAGCTGATCATCGCCAACCAGATCCTCTCCGAAACGACCGGTGAGCAGCCCACGCTGCTCCGCTTGCCGAACGGCGATTATGACAAGCGTGTTCTGGATATTGCTAATCGCTTGGGGCTTACGGTGATTCAGTGGGATACGGACTCCCTGGATTACCGAAACCCCGGTGTCGATAACATCGTGCACCGCGTCGTCTCGTACGCTCATCCCGGCGATATCGTGCTGATGCACGCCAGTGATACCGCTGAGCAGACCCACCTGGCGCTGCCGGCGATCATCGATAAACTCAGAGCCGCCGGCTACACCTTCGTCACCGTCAGCGAACTGATCAATCACACGTCGATTCAAGGTCAAGAAGTCCGTGATAACCGCTGA
- a CDS encoding KinB-signaling pathway activation protein has protein sequence MTLRKWFYLFLTTLGIGGAGGLLAGFLLLTTDLHNLPAMTGYDWWINLRDFFLSGLLFSIVSQAGFFAYMMLNFIVRGVIRTPTWNLIQLVLIGISIVYLEMVTYSESSSFVHYILLPLAIFLFSWLVAYFKIKMTNGQALIPTIFFMVAATTFEAAPSLQGGSVEKILVGVIPLLLCNAWQILQLTKLVGSEYNQAAASVISKQHPGSTS, from the coding sequence ATGACACTGCGCAAATGGTTCTATCTATTCTTAACAACACTAGGAATCGGCGGTGCCGGAGGACTGCTCGCCGGGTTTCTGCTTCTGACCACGGATCTGCATAACTTGCCGGCGATGACGGGTTATGACTGGTGGATTAATCTGCGCGATTTCTTCCTAAGCGGCCTGCTCTTCAGCATCGTCAGCCAAGCGGGTTTCTTCGCTTATATGATGCTGAATTTTATCGTCCGCGGTGTGATCAGAACGCCGACTTGGAACCTGATTCAGCTCGTGCTGATCGGCATATCGATTGTCTATCTGGAGATGGTCACCTACAGTGAGTCAAGCTCATTCGTTCATTACATCCTCTTGCCGCTGGCGATCTTCCTGTTCTCGTGGTTAGTCGCTTACTTTAAGATCAAGATGACGAATGGGCAGGCGCTAATCCCCACGATCTTCTTCATGGTGGCAGCTACGACCTTCGAGGCAGCGCCCAGCCTGCAGGGAGGATCGGTGGAGAAGATCCTCGTAGGAGTAATTCCGCTACTGCTCTGCAATGCTTGGCAGATCCTGCAATTAACGAAGCTTGTCGGCTCCGAATACAACCAAGCTGCTGCTTCTGTGATCAGCAAGCAGCACCCCGGTTCCACGAGCTGA
- the gerD gene encoding spore germination lipoprotein GerD yields MLRLRHIIPCILMILLLASCAAQQPSSGADYKEIKSMVIDILKTEEGKKAIEEAQKSSEQSSGAIMQMLSSPQGQQIQMAVKEVLTDPKYPEYLKQMMTDPKFAGEFAKAVQEANKDIHKQLMTDPEYQSLLIDIMKQEDFKKIIMEVMKGKEYRQQTMTIMQEAIENPLFRLELMELLKKAMEEESKSKEEQKG; encoded by the coding sequence ATGCTTCGATTACGGCACATCATCCCTTGCATCCTCATGATCCTCCTGCTTGCCTCCTGCGCTGCCCAACAGCCGTCGAGCGGGGCCGACTATAAAGAGATCAAATCCATGGTCATCGACATCTTGAAGACCGAAGAAGGCAAAAAAGCGATCGAAGAAGCCCAGAAGAGCAGTGAACAAAGTTCCGGTGCGATCATGCAGATGCTTTCGTCTCCTCAGGGGCAGCAGATTCAGATGGCGGTCAAGGAAGTGCTGACGGACCCGAAGTATCCTGAATATCTGAAGCAGATGATGACGGACCCCAAATTCGCCGGAGAATTTGCCAAGGCCGTGCAAGAAGCGAACAAAGACATCCATAAACAGCTGATGACCGACCCCGAATACCAAAGCTTGTTAATCGATATCATGAAGCAAGAGGACTTTAAGAAGATCATCATGGAAGTCATGAAGGGGAAGGAATATCGACAGCAGACGATGACGATCATGCAAGAGGCGATCGAAAATCCCTTGTTCCGCTTGGAACTCATGGAACTTCTGAAGAAGGCCATGGAAGAGGAGAGCAAGTCGAAGGAGGAGCAAAAAGGCTGA
- a CDS encoding Mrp/NBP35 family ATP-binding protein: protein MLTRDRVLEALQGLREPTYERGYVELNMIRDVLVREDQVALTIVLAEDSEEEKTRLSKLVSAIIREIGGKEPHIRFRTLTEIERQQIERQLAANAVSAKATAHAQAAGPRPGGAHMLSPLLDPASGVKFIAVASGKGGVGKSTVTVNVAAALARAGKKVGIIDADIYGFSVPDMMGIEEVPKLEGDKILPVERFGVKVISMSFFVQDNAPVIWRGPMLGKMLRNFFAEVEWGDVEYILLDLPPGTGDIALDVHQMIPHSKELLVTTPHATAAFVAARAGAMARQTNHEILGVVENMAYYICSHCGEKDYIFGRGGGAKLAQELHTELLAQIPLGAPDNHPSEPDYSPSVYKADSETGKLYAELAARVIEKA from the coding sequence ATGCTTACGAGAGATAGGGTTTTGGAAGCGCTGCAAGGGCTTAGAGAGCCGACATATGAGCGCGGATACGTGGAATTGAACATGATCAGAGATGTGTTGGTTCGCGAAGATCAGGTTGCGCTGACCATCGTCTTGGCCGAGGACAGCGAAGAGGAGAAGACGAGATTAAGCAAGCTGGTCTCGGCGATCATCCGCGAGATAGGCGGCAAGGAACCGCATATTCGCTTTCGCACGTTGACGGAGATCGAGCGCCAGCAGATAGAGAGACAACTGGCGGCGAATGCCGTTTCAGCGAAGGCAACAGCCCATGCACAGGCCGCCGGCCCCAGACCGGGCGGCGCCCATATGCTCAGCCCGCTATTGGATCCTGCTTCGGGCGTGAAGTTCATCGCCGTAGCCAGCGGCAAGGGCGGGGTCGGTAAGTCGACGGTGACGGTGAATGTAGCTGCGGCTTTGGCTAGAGCGGGCAAGAAAGTCGGCATCATCGATGCGGATATCTACGGTTTCAGCGTACCCGATATGATGGGGATCGAAGAAGTACCTAAGCTGGAGGGGGATAAGATCCTGCCTGTAGAGCGCTTTGGCGTGAAGGTGATCTCGATGAGTTTCTTCGTCCAGGACAATGCTCCCGTCATCTGGCGAGGTCCGATGCTGGGCAAGATGCTCCGCAATTTCTTCGCTGAAGTGGAATGGGGCGATGTGGAATACATCCTGCTCGATCTCCCGCCAGGTACGGGGGATATCGCCCTCGATGTTCATCAGATGATTCCCCACAGCAAGGAATTGCTCGTAACGACGCCCCATGCAACGGCTGCCTTCGTAGCCGCCAGAGCCGGTGCGATGGCGCGGCAGACGAACCATGAGATCTTGGGCGTAGTGGAGAATATGGCCTATTATATTTGCAGTCATTGCGGTGAGAAGGATTATATCTTCGGCCGCGGGGGCGGGGCGAAACTGGCGCAGGAGCTGCATACAGAACTGTTGGCACAGATCCCGCTCGGAGCGCCGGACAATCATCCTTCCGAACCGGATTATTCGCCTTCTGTATACAAAGCCGATTCGGAAACAGGCAAGCTCTATGCAGAGTTGGCCGCACGTGTCATCGAGAAAGCATAG
- the cwlD gene encoding N-acetylmuramoyl-L-alanine amidase CwlD, whose amino-acid sequence MFRRKRGKIVIWIRYPKGWRMLLACCALGVLASLIAAEIRSERTWSEWALPLSGKVIVLDPGHGGEDGGAVSKDGLVEKDVTLTISLYLRDYLQQAGAIVYMTRETDKDLADPENRRNRKRQDLTRRAEYVQSKNPDLLLTIHLNSIDSPRWRGAQTFYYPNHPDNEQLAKLIQDSLIQGLANTTRQAKLTPHEVYLLKTAKMPAALVEVGFLSNPEEAKLLADDLYQRKVAAAIYEGVLRYMSGERLGTEEHN is encoded by the coding sequence ATGTTTAGAAGAAAACGCGGCAAGATCGTCATCTGGATCAGATACCCGAAGGGCTGGAGGATGCTGCTCGCCTGCTGTGCACTGGGGGTGCTGGCAAGCCTCATCGCAGCTGAGATTCGCTCGGAACGCACGTGGAGTGAATGGGCGCTTCCCCTCTCCGGTAAAGTCATCGTGCTTGATCCTGGACACGGCGGCGAAGACGGCGGCGCTGTGAGTAAGGACGGGCTGGTGGAGAAGGATGTTACGCTCACGATCAGCTTATACCTCCGAGACTATCTGCAGCAGGCAGGTGCGATCGTCTATATGACGCGGGAGACGGATAAGGACCTTGCGGATCCGGAGAACCGCAGGAACCGCAAGCGACAGGATTTGACGAGACGAGCGGAATATGTGCAGTCGAAGAACCCGGACCTGCTCTTGACCATTCATCTGAACAGCATCGATTCCCCCAGGTGGCGGGGGGCGCAGACATTCTATTACCCCAATCACCCGGACAATGAGCAGCTTGCCAAGCTCATCCAAGATTCGTTGATCCAAGGGCTGGCTAATACGACCAGGCAAGCCAAGCTAACGCCCCATGAGGTTTACTTGCTGAAGACGGCGAAGATGCCGGCGGCCTTGGTGGAGGTTGGATTTTTGTCTAATCCGGAGGAAGCTAAGCTGCTTGCGGATGATCTCTACCAGCGTAAAGTTGCTGCCGCGATCTACGAAGGTGTGCTGCGTTATATGTCGGGGGAAAGGCTTGGTACAGAAGAGCATAATTGA